Sequence from the Methanomassiliicoccales archaeon genome:
AATCTGGGGGAAATTGTGCACGCACAGCAGGAATCAGTCTGGTTTGTGATCCCTCAGTTCATTGGTTTTATTGTGTTTTTGATCACGATTGTCGCGGAAGTTGAGAGGATCCCGTTTGACCTGCCTGAGGCTGAGGCCGAACTTGTCGAAGGATGGTGGACAGAATACGGTGGCATGAGGTTCGGCCTCCTCATGCTCGCAGAGTATTTCCGGGGGTACGCAGGGGCCGCAGTTGCAGTTCTCCTTTTCCTCGGAGGTTGGAGCGGGCCGATCCTCCCCCCTGAAATCTGGTTTTTGATCAAGGTCTTCATCGTATTCTTCGTTTTCATATGGATCCGCGGCTCTTTGACGAGGGTGAGGATTGACCAGATTCTCAACATCGGATGGAAGCGTCTCATCCCCCTCTCGATGGTCAATATCGTCATCGCGGTCGTCATTAAATCGATGGGGTGGTTGTGATTGCCTGAAAGGAAACTAAAGAAGAAGAATATCGGTGTGACTGGGTACATCCTCAAACCCATGTACGCCACCCTCAGAGAAACGATCAGGGCAACGGTTCATCGCCCGAACACAGTATTGTATCCCTGGGAGAAGCTTGTCCTGCCCGATAATTACAGGGGACGCCCTGGCCTGCTCATGGATCGGTGCATTGGTTGTGGCATTTGCATGAGGATCTGCCCGACCAAATGCATTGAGCTCGTGGAAGTGGAGTATAAAGGCCAGGCCAAGGTCAAACGGCCCAAGGTCAACTTAGGGAGGTGCATGATGTGCGGTTACTGTGCTGAGTATTGTCCTAAGAATGCGATGATCGTGACACCTGAGTATGAGCTCGCCGCCTTTACCCGCGAAGATCTGATATATGATCCCTATAAACTCCAGCACGAATACAAACCCGGATATGAGGTCCATCTTGTCGAAGTGACACCATCGGAGCTCAAGAGGGGCGTGGTTGCCGCACCTGCGGAAAGAAAGCCAGAATCAAAGGACAAACCGGAGCTCGACGAAAGGAAGTGTATTGGCTGCTCTCGATGTGCAAAAGTCTGTCCAGCAGGGGCGATTGAGATGATTCAAGCCGGTGTCAGTGACAAGGGAAAGCCGATCAAGCGGCCGAAATTCGATTACGATAAATGCGTAAGTTGCGAGCAGTGCGTTGAGAACTGTCCACGGGATGCGCTCGTGATGAAGGAGGCTCTGTGATGGAATGGGATTTG
This genomic interval carries:
- a CDS encoding 4Fe-4S binding protein; this translates as MPERKLKKKNIGVTGYILKPMYATLRETIRATVHRPNTVLYPWEKLVLPDNYRGRPGLLMDRCIGCGICMRICPTKCIELVEVEYKGQAKVKRPKVNLGRCMMCGYCAEYCPKNAMIVTPEYELAAFTREDLIYDPYKLQHEYKPGYEVHLVEVTPSELKRGVVAAPAERKPESKDKPELDERKCIGCSRCAKVCPAGAIEMIQAGVSDKGKPIKRPKFDYDKCVSCEQCVENCPRDALVMKEAL